GTCGTCGCTCGGCGTCAGGCCGCCGTCGGGATGGTTATGCACAAGCGCCAGCGCCGCGCAGTTCAGCCGCACGGCGCGGCGCATCAGATAGGGGGCGTCCAGCACCGCGCCGTCGACGCCGCCGTACGAGAGACGTTCGTCCGCGATAGGAACATCTTTACGATCCAGATAGATGGCGATGATGAATTCGCGTTCGTCCGCCGACAGCTGCCGGGCCCAAAATTCAAGACGGCTTTTCAGGTCGTCGCGGCGCTCCTCTTCGTCCGCTGCCCGCCGCCCCAGTTCAAGCGCCGCCAGCAGCGTCACCGCCTTGGCGAGGCCGACTCCTTTGACGCTGTCGCAGGGGCGGCTTCGCCCCGCCAGCTCCAAGGCGTGAGCGCGGGACAGATTTTTCAGCGAGCCGTATTTGTTCAGCAACTCCCGCGACATTTCGATCACATTGCAGCCCTCGCGCCCCGTACCGAAAAGGATCGCCAGCAGTTCCTCCGTCTTCAGCGCTTCGGGGCCGCGGGCCACGAGCCGTTCGCGCGGGCGTTCGCTGGCGTTCATCTCGAGTGCCATCGGTTCAGCCCTTCAAAAAGGGGTTCCACTCGCGCTCTTTCTGGAGCGTCGTCTCGGGCCCATGGCCGGGAAGCACGGGCATGTCGCCTGCAATGGCGTTGAGACGGGCCAGCGAGCGGGACATGGCCTCGCTGTCGCCGCCGCTCAGATCGGTGCGGCCGATGCTGCGGGCAAAAAGCGTGTCGCCGGAAACGAGCAGTTTTTCCCCGCCCTGCTCGGCGATGTAGCAGGTGCTGCCTTTTGTGTGCCCCGGCGTGTGCAGCGCCGTCAGCGAGATACCGCCGACGGAAAAAACGTCGCCGTCGCGCACAAGGCGGTCGGGCTGCACCGCTTCGATCTCGCAGCCGAACTCGCTGGCCAGATTCCGGTTGGGATCCGCGAGCAGCGGTTCGTCGTCCGCCGGCACGTACAACGCGGCGCCGGTCGCTTCCTTCAGCGCCGCGCAGCCAAGGATGTGATCCATGTGGCCGTGGGTCAGGACGATCGCCGCCAGCTTCAGCCGCTCGTTGCGCAGGTAACCCAACACGTCGGCGGGATCGCCGCCGGCGTCGATGCAGAAAGCCGTGCCGCGGCCGTCGTCGATCACGTAGGAATTGGTCCACAGCGGGCCAAGAGGAATGCGTTTGTAATTCATGACTCTTTCTCTCTCTCCGGAGTATCGATAATCAGCGTGACGGGTCCGTCGTTGACGATATTCACCGTCATCATGGTCTGAAACACGCCCGTCTCGGCGGGAATGCCCCGAGAACGGACGCAGGCGACGAATTTCTCGTAAAGCGCGTCGGCCTGCTCGGGCCGCGCCGCCTCCGAAAAGGACGGGCGGCGGCCGCGGCGGCAGTCGCCGTACAGCGTAAACTGGGAAACGATCAGCATCGCTCCGCCCACGTCGGCCAGCGATCGATTCAATTTGCCGTTTTCGTCTTCGAACACGCGCAGTCCCGCAATTTTGTCGGCCAGCCAGCGGGCGTCGGCTTCGGTGTCGCCGTGCGTCACGCCCAGCAGCACGCAGAAGCCTCTGCCGATGGCGCCGACGCGAGCGCCTTCGGAATCGACGGAGGACGAGGTCACCCTCTGCACCACAGCTCTCATGTTCTACCCCCTGTATACGTCGATCACGTCGCGGATGCCGTTCAGCCGCGCGATGATGGAATACAGCTGTTCCAGATCCTGCACGGCGATATCCATTTTCATGCGAGAATTGCCGCTGCCCATCTGGCTGGCCATCACCGACGTGATGTTGATGCCGCCGTTGCCGCAGACCTGGGCGATGTCGCCGAAAAGTCCGGGGCGGTCGAGCGCGTCGATGATGATGCGCGCGTCGTACTTTTTCCGGTCGGTGTTGCCCCATGTGACGGGGATCAGGCGCTCGGGCGCGGCTTTTTCGAGGCGCGGGCAATTTTCGCGATGGACCATGATGCCGCGCACCTTCGTGGAAAATCCCACGATGGCGTCGCCGGGCACAGGCTGACAGCAGTGAGCCAGCGTCACAACGATACCGGATGCGCCTTCGACGATCACGTCGGCCCCTTTTTGAGCGAAGCTGTGAGGCTTCTGCCCCACCGCTTCCGGGACCTGCGGTATCGCCTCGGAGACGGGCGTGTTCAGCGCCACGCAGACTCTCTGGGCGATGCCCGCCGGCCCAATCGCGCCGGAACCGATCGCCGCCAGTACGTCGTCGGCGTTATTGCAGCTTACGTCGTGAGCGATGCGGCTGATGCAGGGGATGACTTCGTCCACGGGTTTGAAATTCTCGCCGAGGCGCGTCTTCAATTCCCGCTCCAGCAGTTCGCGGCCGCGCTGGATGTTCTCGTTTTTCTCCTGCGAATCGAGGCGCTTGAAGTAGCTGCGGATACGGCTTTTCGCCTTGCTGCTCTTGACGAAATTGGCCCAGTCGCGCGAAGGCTTTCCCTGCGGCGAAGTCATGATCTTGACGATGTCGCCGTTGTGCAGTACGTAGTCGGCGGCGACGATGCGGTTGTTGACCATGGCGCCCACGTACTGTTCGCCGATGCGGCTGTGCACGGCATAAGCGAAGTCCACGGGACAGCTGCCGCGGGGCAGGCTCTTCACGTCGCCCTCGGGCGTGAAGACGAACACGTCCGACGTCAGCACATCGTCGCGCAGGCGTTCCATAAACTCCTGGCTGTTGGTCTCCGGCCCGTTCTCGAGGGTCTTGCGGATCCATTCGAGCTTCTGATCCAGCTCGTCGATGTGCCCCTGACCTTCCTTATAGCGCCAGTGAGCGGCCACGCCGTACTCGGCCAGCCAGTGCATCTCCCACGTGCGGATCTGCACTTCCAGCGGCTCGCCCTGCGGCCCCATGACCGTGGTGTGGAGGGAACGGTACATGTTGTTCTTGGGGTTGGCGATGTAATCGTCAAACTGTCCGGGGATCGGTTTCCACAGCGTGTGGACGATGCCGAGGACGGTGTAGCAGGTCGTCACGTCGTTCACGATGACTCTCAGAGCCAGAAGATCGTAAAGTTGCTCCACCGACAGTTTCTTGCGGTTCATCTTCTCGAAGATGCTGTAGAAGTGTTTGGCCCGCCCCTTGATGTGAGCCTCGATGCTCATGCTCTTGAGCCGTTCGCCCAGGGTCTCCATGGCTTGGTTGACAATGGCTTCGCGCTCCGGCAGGCGTTTTTTGACGCGCCGCTTGATGTCGTAATACATGGTCGGATCATAATACTTGAAGGCAAGATCCTCGAGCGTGCGCTTGACCTGATAGATGCCGAGCCGGTGCGCCAGCGGCGCGTAGATCTCCAGCGTCTCCTTGGCGATGCGCTGCTGTTTGTCGCGGCGCAGAGCGCCGAGGCTGCGCATGTTGTGCGTGCGGTCGGCCAGCTTGATGAGGACGACGCGGATGTCCTTGGCCATAACGAGGAACATCTTGCGCAGGTTTTCCGCCTGATAGTCCTCGAAAGTCTTGAACGGCAGCTTGCCCAGCTTGGTGACGCCGTCCACGAGCATCTCCACGGTCGGTCCAAAACGATTTTTCATCTCGTCGGCGGTCACGGGCGTGTCTTCAAGCACGTCGTGCAGCAGGCCGGCCTGCAATGTCGGCAGGTCCATGCGCATGTCGGCGAGGATGGACGTGACGTACACAGGGTGAATGACGTAGGGCTCGCCGGAGGCGCGCATCTGATCGCCGTGTGCCTGCGCGGCAAACACCAACGCCTCGCCGAGCTGCTTGAGATCGTCATGCGACAGGTAGCGCGACGCCTTGCCCCACAGTTCCTGCCAGGCGAAGCTGACGGTCACTGAACGCTGAGGCACCGGCAGGCGTCCCATGTAACTGTCGCGCAGCATATTCAGCTCTTTTTTGAGCGCCGCACCGGGATCTTCCCGCGCCGCAACGGCAGTGCCGATCCCTTTGCCAGCG
This sequence is a window from Pyramidobacter sp. YE332. Protein-coding genes within it:
- a CDS encoding JAB domain-containing protein; its protein translation is MALEMNASERPRERLVARGPEALKTEELLAILFGTGREGCNVIEMSRELLNKYGSLKNLSRAHALELAGRSRPCDSVKGVGLAKAVTLLAALELGRRAADEEERRDDLKSRLEFWARQLSADEREFIIAIYLDRKDVPIADERLSYGGVDGAVLDAPYLMRRAVRLNCAALALVHNHPDGGLTPSDDDLFLSRSVAKMLQVLQIGYYGHYIAGGGGIRRIPGDGSTGKDVVLNAAAVKQ
- a CDS encoding MBL fold metallo-hydrolase — protein: MNYKRIPLGPLWTNSYVIDDGRGTAFCIDAGGDPADVLGYLRNERLKLAAIVLTHGHMDHILGCAALKEATGAALYVPADDEPLLADPNRNLASEFGCEIEAVQPDRLVRDGDVFSVGGISLTALHTPGHTKGSTCYIAEQGGEKLLVSGDTLFARSIGRTDLSGGDSEAMSRSLARLNAIAGDMPVLPGHGPETTLQKEREWNPFLKG
- the dtd gene encoding D-aminoacyl-tRNA deacylase, with the translated sequence MRAVVQRVTSSSVDSEGARVGAIGRGFCVLLGVTHGDTEADARWLADKIAGLRVFEDENGKLNRSLADVGGAMLIVSQFTLYGDCRRGRRPSFSEAARPEQADALYEKFVACVRSRGIPAETGVFQTMMTVNIVNDGPVTLIIDTPEREKES
- a CDS encoding bifunctional (p)ppGpp synthetase/guanosine-3',5'-bis(diphosphate) 3'-pyrophosphohydrolase codes for the protein MALTEDTVAAAAARNRKKNTEELGAPVAQGGAEAPRRPETETFKFAVSRVNPLASAGKGIGTAVAAREDPGAALKKELNMLRDSYMGRLPVPQRSVTVSFAWQELWGKASRYLSHDDLKQLGEALVFAAQAHGDQMRASGEPYVIHPVYVTSILADMRMDLPTLQAGLLHDVLEDTPVTADEMKNRFGPTVEMLVDGVTKLGKLPFKTFEDYQAENLRKMFLVMAKDIRVVLIKLADRTHNMRSLGALRRDKQQRIAKETLEIYAPLAHRLGIYQVKRTLEDLAFKYYDPTMYYDIKRRVKKRLPEREAIVNQAMETLGERLKSMSIEAHIKGRAKHFYSIFEKMNRKKLSVEQLYDLLALRVIVNDVTTCYTVLGIVHTLWKPIPGQFDDYIANPKNNMYRSLHTTVMGPQGEPLEVQIRTWEMHWLAEYGVAAHWRYKEGQGHIDELDQKLEWIRKTLENGPETNSQEFMERLRDDVLTSDVFVFTPEGDVKSLPRGSCPVDFAYAVHSRIGEQYVGAMVNNRIVAADYVLHNGDIVKIMTSPQGKPSRDWANFVKSSKAKSRIRSYFKRLDSQEKNENIQRGRELLERELKTRLGENFKPVDEVIPCISRIAHDVSCNNADDVLAAIGSGAIGPAGIAQRVCVALNTPVSEAIPQVPEAVGQKPHSFAQKGADVIVEGASGIVVTLAHCCQPVPGDAIVGFSTKVRGIMVHRENCPRLEKAAPERLIPVTWGNTDRKKYDARIIIDALDRPGLFGDIAQVCGNGGINITSVMASQMGSGNSRMKMDIAVQDLEQLYSIIARLNGIRDVIDVYRG